A single window of Papaver somniferum cultivar HN1 unplaced genomic scaffold, ASM357369v1 unplaced-scaffold_139, whole genome shotgun sequence DNA harbors:
- the LOC113335317 gene encoding uncharacterized protein LOC113335317 — protein MAELEQSKIIDKDVIFAVNECDWKVSMTTTLKTWREVLDINTQLAEGLKPECLLKLYDLLISLSVDSLSRCPGENFTDIRKMSNFLFEELSGRLEHLFSNVGQHILCSDSWGLLQELTLLLRCCISMLHLLEFDLSLLIEKCQILLSILRILCSPEIASTAGRKGKSVCITSVSCAFFPVLHSIIEVFINEFLVHKKLGDYFTTLETVSSTSDNLFRDPLNQGSGDVVLELISSHFLLSISDEPTFKNSLEPFLLLCDEKPPFLDLISLNAAMQLLSTIVIYSPPQILQAHMISLVSRCSSISMASYNQASDPRLVNWYISAFEISVDLYSQNMSSLQLGDTHGEPKSGFGCSDKQCTAGGLSHLSFESHIRRVMYSQLKVHTTNFPTSVHLLPLKTKSDYKNACIAYMKENQNILNVSSRDESFSVLSNIISRILSGDIGTSKLWEKGNISQQKMYLLASIVNLMSSSLLQTIWTMQKGSLGNAEMRKRYSQCKEYDMIISKISCFQQCSITPQSICTLVADMMAHYPARHKHSKMMFMHFASLLLFSFEAGLEFLSKSCILMLMTLMNLFNLEKGNLDALKHLEVESLSSPCSNKLLVVTSSSLLKSLGLYARALQRLDF, from the exons atggCAGAATTAGAACAAAG TAAAATCATTGATAAAGATGTGATTTTTGCTGTTAATGAATGTGACTGGAAGGTGTCAATGACTACTACCTTGAAGACTTGGAGGGAAGTGTTAGACATTAATACTCAACTGGCTGAG GGTTTAAAACCAGAATGTCTGCTGAAATTGTATGACCTGCTCATCAGTTTGTCTGTGGACTCGTTATCACGGTGTCCTGGTGAAAACTTTACCGATATACGTAAAATGTCCAATTTTCTCTTTGAAGAACTTTCAGGGAGGCTCGAACATTTATTTTCTAATGTTGGGCAGCATATACTATGTTCGGATTCATGGGGTCTTTTACAGGAGTTAACTCTTTTGTTAAGATGTTGTATTTCTATGTTGCACTTGCTTGAGTTCGACCTAAGTCTCCTCATTGAAAAGTGTCAAATTCTCCTAAGTATACTCAGAATATTATGTTCTCCGGAGATAGCATCCACGGCAGGAAGAAAGGGGAAAAGTGTTTGTATCACCTCTGTGTCCTGTGCATTTTTTCCTGTCCTGCACTCAATCATCGAG GTGTTCATCAATGAATTTCTAGTGCACAAGAAATTAGGAGATTACTTTACGACGTTAGAGACTGTCTCTTCTACAAGTGATAACCTATTTAGGGATCCATTGAATCAAGGTTCAGGAGATGTTGTGTTGGAGTTgatttcttctcattttcttctaTCAATTTCTGATGAGCCAACCTTCAAGAACTCCTTGGAACCATTCCTTCTGCTGTGTGATGAAAAGCCCCCTTTCCTTGACCTAATAAGCCTAAATGCAGCTATGCAATTACTTTCAACAATCGTCATATATTCTCCACCACAAATTTTACAAGCGCatatgatttccttggtttctagATGCAGTAGCATTAGCATGGCTTCATATAATCAAGCATCAGATCCAAGACTAGTGAACTGGTACATATCAGCGTTTGAAATATCAGTGGACTTGTATTCCCAAAACATGTCAAGTTtacaattgggggatactcatgGAGAACCTAAAAGTGGGTTTGGTTGCAGTGATAAACAATGTACGGCAGGAGGATTATCACATCTATCATTTGAATCTCATATTCGGCGGGTCATGTATAGTCAACTGAAAGTTCACACAACTAACTTTCCTACGTCTGTTCATCTTTTGCCGTTGAAAACGAAGTCTGATTATAAGAATGCTTGTATTGCATATATGAAGGAGAATCAAAATATTCTTAACGTGTCATCCAGAGACGAAAGTTTCTCTGTTTTGAGTAACATTATATCAAGGATCCTTTCTGGAGATATTGGGACTAGTAAACTGTGGGAAAAAGGAAACATAAGTCAGCAGAAAATGTATCTTTTGGCTTCCATAGTAAACTTGATGAGTAGTTCACTGTTGCAAACAATCTGGACAATGCAAAAAGGAAGTTTGGGTAATGCTGAAATGCGAAAACGTTATTCTCAGTGTAAGGAGTACGATATGATCATAAGCAAGATTAGCTGTTTCCAGCAGTGTAGCATTACCCCACAATCAATTTGTACCCTAGTAGCGGATATGATGGCACATTACCCTGCAAGGCATAAGCACTCGAAAATGATGTTTATGCACTTTGCAAGCTTGCTATTGTTTAGTTTTGAAGCTGGGCTTGAGTTCTTAAGCAAGAGTTGTATACTTATGCTGATGACATTGATGAATCTATTTAATCTTGAAAAGGGTAATCTGGATGCACTGAAACATCTTGAAGTCGAATCTTTATCATCTCCATGTTCAAATAAATTATTGGTGGTaacatcttcttctttattgaagtCGCTAGGGCTATATGCCCGTGCATTGCAGAGGCTAGATTTCTGA